The following are encoded in a window of Heterodontus francisci isolate sHetFra1 unplaced genomic scaffold, sHetFra1.hap1 HAP1_SCAFFOLD_157, whole genome shotgun sequence genomic DNA:
- the LOC137358861 gene encoding scavenger receptor cysteine-rich type 1 protein M130-like, producing MEMSQSQSNSPFINPAAATRHALSDRLSACNDRFASDLMYYTDCEAETGEQGRERGRFLSLGELKKEASLPENMARNVDSSRLQEDKARLVKWADRLQIQLQCGVAVSVPRYAHFGEGTGLLRTDIFECTGNESSLLDCRLFQGTQQECSHRNDASVICSGKYGPRLVDGMNRCSGRVEVLHGDQWWTLCDLYFDMEDANVVCEHLQCGAVNSIPRGAHFGKGTGPVWKENYRCRGNETRLWDCPVSSWEQFSCSHENDASVICTDENWSLRLTNGASHCDGRVEIYYTGSWGRLQDRHWTLNDANVVCTQLGCGEATASYNYSKDGKSEGPVWVNDVQCEGNELQLQNCSLFTLTSSLTDSMDVGVLCAGEQILHRFYKNIKVKCLICSEKS from the exons atggaaatgtcacaatctcaatccaactctccattcatcaacccagcagccgctacccGGCATGCACTGTCAGACCGGCTGTCCGCCTGCAATGATCGCTTCGCCTCAGATTTGAtgtattacacagattgtgaagctgagactggggagcaggggagggagaggggtaggtttctcagcctcggggagctgaa aaaggaGGCGAGTTTGCCTGAAAACATGGCCAGGAATGTGGATagcagtagacttcaggaggataaagcgaggctggtgaaatgggcggacaggttgcagat tcagcttcagtgtggagtcgccgtgtctgtgccaagatatgcccaTTTTGGAGAGGGTACTGGCCTCTTACGgactgatatctttgaatgcactggaaacgagtccagtttattggactgccgtctttttcaaggaactcagcaggagtgcagccacaggaacgatgccagtgtgatctgttccg ggaaatatggacctcgattggttgatgggatgaacagatgctctggccgggtggaggtgctacatggagaccagtggtggacgctgtgtgacctttactttgatatggaagacgccaacgtggtctgtgagcaccttcagtgtggggcagtaaactcaatcccgagaggagctcactttggaaagggaaccggtccagtgtggaaggaaaattacaggtgtcgggggaacgagacacgattgtgggattgtcctgtttcatcctgggaacagtttagctgctcacatgaaaatgatgccagtgtcatctgtactg atgaaaattggtcactgaggctgactaacggggcaagccattgtgatgggcgagtggagatttactacaccggcagctgggggagattgcaggatagacactggaccctgaatgatgccaacgtggtctgtacacagctgggctgcggtgaagcgacagccagttataactattcaaaggatggaaagagtgaaggacccgtctgggtgaatgatgtccaatgtgaaggaaacgaattgcagctccagaactgcagcttattcacattgacttcgtctctgactgacagtatggatgtcggGGTCCTGTGTGCAGGTGAACAAATTCTTCACCgtttttacaaaaacataaaagtgaaatgtctaatctgctcagAAAAGTCGTAA